In a genomic window of Candidatus Stygibacter australis:
- a CDS encoding tetratricopeptide repeat-containing sensor histidine kinase: MRKDLTENTGSIKTVDNMKGIKIFLIIIVFLLTWHSGLQADSTELKLKIAEAMGREKVDLLLELAKQQIDEDLQSSWTSDSLALKLAGESRYVGGQRKALTIAGRIELTRQNYWSAIDYFNKAILLLNKENDQLDLGVINNNFAQAYSKLGWADKAKAKLEEAEKIFQKLEPTTEVMHELTMTYLTWGTVELELGNYELALSRLLKGMQEVDKLDEPELEATIKGNIGRVYQSLMNPALSLEYYRQALEVHKQLDNKSEIAVVYGNMGTLYSELKDYEKAREYYELSLESYQQLGNNLGVASVLINIGNLYYYQEKYTETLEYYSRAEKLVGEIGATVYQAYLMNNVGMIYVEMGEFKAAEEKFAEASRIAQEVESLELQAEIYASYGELFKKQGQFDEALSYNEKESTLRDSIFAETTAKQIAEMQTKYDTERKERENSLLRKDNEIKELEIGRKELQRNSLFAISGLVIMLVIFVYRRYRSKKKSAEILSTKNELITQQKEELSETLDVLRKTQKKLVESEKMASLGSLVTGVAHEINTPVGIIITAISNLSDRLSALMGKYQENKMKKSDLDSFLGYTEKTSNLILSNSQRTGELVKSFKRVSVDQSTEQRRQFKLCNYIKDVLMSLEPKFKGLDLEINIDCDEYLVWNSYPGILAQIITNLVINSLVHGFSGGSGGKIDFEIKRIDSRLRFIYRDSGKGMGEEVLQHIFDPFFTTNKRTGTGLGMHIIYNLITQKLDGTIEVESEVGKGSEFIMEFPFMEGGLSELD, from the coding sequence TTGAGAAAAGACTTAACAGAAAATACAGGGAGTATTAAAACTGTCGATAATATGAAAGGCATCAAAATATTTTTAATAATAATAGTTTTTCTGTTAACCTGGCACTCTGGTTTGCAGGCAGATTCTACGGAATTGAAGCTGAAAATCGCTGAGGCGATGGGCAGAGAAAAGGTGGATCTATTGCTTGAGCTTGCTAAGCAGCAAATAGATGAGGATCTGCAAAGCAGTTGGACAAGCGATAGTCTGGCACTTAAGCTTGCGGGTGAATCCCGTTATGTGGGAGGTCAGCGAAAAGCTTTGACCATTGCTGGACGGATCGAGCTCACTCGACAAAACTACTGGTCTGCGATTGATTATTTTAATAAAGCAATACTACTTTTGAATAAAGAGAATGATCAACTTGATCTGGGAGTTATAAATAATAATTTCGCCCAGGCCTACTCTAAATTAGGCTGGGCAGACAAGGCAAAAGCCAAACTGGAAGAAGCAGAAAAAATCTTCCAGAAACTCGAACCCACCACTGAAGTTATGCATGAGCTCACGATGACTTACCTTACCTGGGGTACTGTAGAGCTGGAACTGGGTAATTATGAATTAGCATTATCTCGACTATTGAAGGGCATGCAGGAAGTGGACAAACTGGATGAACCTGAACTGGAAGCTACTATCAAAGGAAATATCGGCAGAGTATATCAATCACTGATGAATCCAGCACTTTCTCTGGAATATTACCGTCAGGCACTGGAAGTTCACAAGCAGCTTGATAATAAAAGTGAAATAGCGGTTGTATATGGTAATATGGGAACACTTTATTCTGAGCTTAAAGATTATGAAAAAGCAAGAGAATATTATGAACTATCTTTGGAAAGCTATCAGCAGTTAGGCAATAATCTGGGTGTAGCTTCAGTATTGATCAATATTGGAAATCTGTACTATTATCAGGAAAAATACACCGAAACCCTTGAGTATTACAGTCGGGCAGAGAAATTAGTGGGCGAGATCGGGGCTACTGTCTATCAGGCATATCTGATGAACAATGTGGGCATGATCTATGTAGAGATGGGAGAATTTAAGGCAGCAGAGGAAAAATTTGCTGAAGCTTCCAGGATAGCTCAAGAGGTAGAATCTCTGGAATTACAGGCAGAAATATATGCTTCTTATGGTGAACTTTTCAAAAAGCAGGGACAATTTGATGAAGCTTTGAGCTATAATGAGAAAGAATCAACACTGCGGGACAGTATTTTTGCTGAAACCACTGCTAAGCAGATTGCAGAGATGCAGACTAAGTATGACACTGAGCGCAAAGAGCGGGAAAATAGCCTTCTTCGCAAAGATAATGAGATCAAGGAACTGGAAATAGGCAGAAAAGAGCTTCAGAGGAACTCTTTATTTGCCATCTCGGGTCTGGTTATCATGCTGGTGATCTTTGTATATCGGAGATACAGGAGTAAAAAGAAGAGTGCTGAGATACTTTCCACGAAAAATGAATTGATCACTCAGCAGAAAGAGGAATTGAGCGAAACTCTTGATGTATTACGCAAAACCCAGAAGAAATTGGTGGAATCAGAAAAAATGGCATCTCTGGGAAGTCTGGTTACAGGAGTAGCCCATGAAATAAACACACCAGTGGGAATAATTATAACAGCTATCAGCAATCTGAGTGACAGGTTGAGTGCTTTGATGGGTAAATATCAGGAAAATAAGATGAAAAAGAGTGATCTGGACAGCTTTTTGGGTTATACAGAAAAAACAAGCAATCTGATACTGAGTAATTCCCAGCGAACTGGTGAACTGGTGAAAAGTTTTAAGCGTGTGAGTGTGGATCAATCCACAGAACAGCGTCGTCAATTTAAATTATGTAATTATATCAAAGATGTCTTGATGAGCCTTGAACCCAAATTCAAGGGTCTTGATCTTGAGATCAATATAGATTGTGATGAATACCTGGTATGGAATTCATATCCGGGGATACTTGCCCAGATAATTACTAATCTGGTTATTAATTCATTGGTTCATGGTTTTTCCGGTGGAAGTGGTGGAAAAATAGATTTTGAGATAAAACGTATTGACAGCAGGCTGCGATTTATCTATCGGGATAGTGGTAAGGGAATGGGAGAAGAGGTGTTGCAGCATATCTTTGATCCGTTTTTTACAACAAATAAACGGACGGGGACCGGTTTGGGGATGCATATTATCTATAATCTGATAACGCAGAAACTGGATGGGACGATAGAAGTTGAGAGTGAAGTGGGGAAAGGCTCAGAATTCATTATGGAATTCCCTTTCATGGAAGGAGGATTGAGTGAGCTCGATTGA
- a CDS encoding hybrid sensor histidine kinase/response regulator — protein sequence MSSIDKERGFADAGNESDELVFMAEEEAVDVKQQRDEEKFSVKNSAVIKAGSDWKILVVDDEEDIHTVTHLTLDDFEFAGKQVTILDAYSAGEAFELIKQQPDIAITLLDVVMETTTAGLDLVKRIREELENHFIRIVLRTGQPGYAPERDVVLNYDINDYKSKTELTSDKIFTLVSSGIRAYKSLLSLESYRQDLQEKVDGAVESIREKDHIIIKQSRQVAISELISNISHQWRQPLNTVMALIQDIEICGEEEELTIDYLTQQSNKAMGIIQEMSNTIDDLRYFFHPVEELEDFILHDVLARCMKLLEPTLKEESIILEISGDEQLTIKGYSNDYAQVVLQIINNSRDALREKEIPEKRIRIDISEDDGQSKVEIIDNGGGITEDVIEHVFEPYFTTHFKSPGRGLNLYMCKIVIEKNMHGSLTAENRKSGAIFTIRI from the coding sequence GTGAGCTCGATTGATAAAGAGCGGGGATTTGCTGATGCGGGAAATGAGTCCGATGAACTGGTATTTATGGCAGAAGAAGAAGCAGTTGATGTCAAGCAGCAGCGGGATGAAGAGAAATTCTCAGTTAAAAATAGTGCTGTCATCAAAGCAGGCAGCGATTGGAAAATTCTGGTGGTCGATGATGAAGAAGATATTCATACTGTCACGCATTTGACCCTTGATGACTTTGAGTTTGCCGGCAAACAGGTGACGATACTTGATGCCTACTCAGCTGGAGAAGCCTTTGAGCTGATCAAGCAGCAGCCTGATATTGCAATCACATTGCTTGATGTGGTAATGGAAACCACAACTGCAGGTTTGGATCTTGTTAAGCGGATCAGAGAGGAACTGGAGAATCATTTCATCAGAATAGTTCTGCGAACAGGTCAGCCGGGATATGCTCCAGAGCGTGATGTAGTGCTGAATTATGATATCAATGATTATAAATCCAAAACCGAATTAACCTCTGATAAGATATTTACACTGGTTTCATCCGGTATACGTGCCTATAAATCACTTCTGAGTCTGGAATCATACCGTCAGGATTTGCAGGAAAAGGTGGATGGAGCGGTAGAATCAATCCGTGAAAAAGACCATATCATTATAAAACAGTCAAGACAGGTAGCGATCAGTGAATTGATATCAAATATTTCACATCAGTGGCGGCAGCCTTTGAATACTGTAATGGCATTGATTCAGGATATTGAAATTTGCGGAGAGGAAGAAGAACTGACTATAGATTATCTTACACAGCAAAGTAATAAAGCAATGGGCATCATTCAGGAAATGAGTAATACAATTGATGATCTGAGATACTTTTTTCATCCAGTAGAGGAATTAGAGGACTTTATTTTGCACGATGTGCTCGCAAGATGTATGAAGCTGCTGGAACCCACATTAAAGGAAGAGAGTATTATACTGGAAATTAGTGGAGATGAGCAATTGACCATAAAAGGCTATAGCAATGATTATGCCCAGGTAGTTTTGCAGATAATCAATAATAGCCGTGATGCCTTAAGGGAAAAGGAAATACCAGAAAAGAGGATAAGAATAGATATATCAGAAGACGATGGACAATCAAAAGTGGAAATAATTGATAATGGTGGCGGGATAACTGAAGATGTGATCGAGCATGTTTTTGAACCATATTTCACAACACACTTCAAGAGCCCGGGCAGAGGACTTAATCTATATATGTGTAAAATCGTGATCGAAAAAAATATGCATGGCAGCTTAACAGCTGAGAATCGGAAGTCTGGTGCAATATTTACGATCAGGATATAA
- a CDS encoding GPP34 family phosphoprotein: MQECKLSIAEEFLLLSLDDEKGVVCNQPFMGMEFGLAGAVLMELALLGKIKAEQNRLLVIDNSPTENQIFDDALAMIANQQSDEDAKYWVWKLGIHIQEIKDYFINHLIELGILEKKEKNILWIYKRKCYPTIDDKMERREIARIRSIILDKVEPVHRDIVLISLMRSCNLTNQLFTQQEQDKAGEKIEKIARKDLIGQAVYEAIHEILQKLSVQQLYY; encoded by the coding sequence ATGCAGGAATGCAAACTGAGTATTGCAGAGGAATTCTTATTATTATCATTGGATGATGAAAAGGGTGTAGTGTGCAATCAACCCTTTATGGGGATGGAATTTGGACTTGCTGGCGCTGTTCTGATGGAGCTTGCCTTATTAGGAAAAATAAAAGCAGAGCAAAATAGACTACTTGTGATCGATAATTCTCCCACTGAAAATCAGATATTTGATGATGCTCTGGCAATGATCGCAAATCAGCAAAGTGATGAAGATGCCAAATACTGGGTCTGGAAACTCGGAATCCATATTCAGGAGATCAAAGACTATTTTATTAATCATTTGATCGAATTGGGGATACTGGAAAAGAAAGAAAAGAATATTTTGTGGATATACAAACGGAAATGCTATCCTACGATAGATGATAAGATGGAACGGAGAGAAATTGCCCGTATCCGCTCTATTATTCTGGATAAGGTAGAACCCGTACATCGTGATATTGTGCTGATCAGCCTGATGCGCTCTTGTAATTTAACAAATCAGCTGTTCACTCAGCAGGAACAGGATAAAGCTGGTGAGAAGATAGAGAAAATTGCCCGTAAGGATTTGATAGGACAGGCAGTTTATGAAGCAATTCATGAGATATTGCAAAAATTAAGTGTGCAGCAACTATATTATTAA
- a CDS encoding dockerin type I domain-containing protein has protein sequence MIKKGLLIIILLLIVTSLMADPKIYIAFLWHMHQPIYYPGENALETDNAGHYDYSIEDIHNQRWGPYTTWPSDAVWMGINAGFEHFGSQVSFSGSLIENLNTLQAGGNWNFSNWQSGWNGIAGETTSLGNPRMDMVSIGNFHPLLGLIDYRDMRSQIAMHRDIVNSTFNVNSYSRGMFPPECAFSERIIPALVDEGIEWVLIDNIHFERVTNNYPYTTGSNLYEPNQADVLEDDPGDWLQLNGLWAGSQVSLQWAHQPHWVKYIDPETGEESQIMGVPASRYLGNEDGRGGFGALQYDTVMSQFEPYNTDDDHPILIVLHHDGDNYGGGSNSYYNNNFAQFVSWLGSNSDRFVCTTIQDYLDMFPPATGDVVHVEPGSWSGAANGDPEFKKWNGDPYNDYSPDRNSWGIITAAKNIIFNALDNNPGAQQVQDAWRMLLTGETSCYWYWDGSQNGIWDSHPARAANMAVNAALPYVNGAADATPPTIYLPQREPYNPGGTEWNVSMSPDFTVWTYVYDHSGLQDVVLKYRLDNDGINDDLTSDNELYAGGADVGNWIELAMTGQDEPSETDPQPLYKAMHYEAEISEYNEILLDYYVEAIDNEGNVQKSVIQHVWIGDGTGGGQGGYGYVSWLPVSPAMEDSIIITVANTSMGAALHWGVNDFNLPAETYWPNGTVLYNNIGPALETPMIGPDEDGNLILVLGPFDSPVQQVNEVNFVIHYYDGSWDNNNGNDYTITISGGGGGSFVIDGQLDAGVQLLTANDELELYADFSSTELYVAATSAMELGEDIFILIADNPGNMVSAPWAKSGQVADWDVFLAGESTNGWNGWFDQTASSQSQQSSVLEGVINLSQWNNPESLYLCVASYQTQDGGSLQQQSPAGDGNGNIESTEYINYQFTGSPSYGDIDGNGIVESYDAALVLQYYVGMISDWEPWQLIAADVDGNSLVEAYDASLILRYGLEIIDHFPVEE, from the coding sequence ATGATTAAAAAAGGTTTATTAATTATTATTTTACTGCTGATAGTTACTTCGCTTATGGCAGATCCAAAAATTTATATTGCTTTCTTGTGGCATATGCATCAACCTATATATTACCCAGGTGAAAATGCCCTGGAAACTGATAATGCCGGACATTATGATTATTCGATAGAAGATATTCATAATCAGCGCTGGGGTCCCTATACTACCTGGCCATCAGATGCTGTGTGGATGGGGATCAATGCCGGTTTTGAACATTTTGGCTCTCAAGTTAGCTTTTCTGGCTCTTTGATAGAGAATTTGAATACTTTACAGGCTGGTGGAAACTGGAATTTTTCTAACTGGCAGTCAGGATGGAATGGCATTGCCGGAGAAACAACAAGCCTGGGAAATCCCAGAATGGATATGGTTTCCATTGGCAATTTTCATCCTTTGCTGGGATTGATTGATTACCGCGATATGAGAAGCCAGATCGCTATGCATCGTGACATTGTAAACAGCACCTTTAATGTGAACTCATATTCCCGGGGTATGTTCCCTCCTGAGTGTGCGTTTTCTGAGAGGATAATCCCCGCCCTTGTGGATGAAGGGATTGAATGGGTGCTGATCGATAATATCCATTTTGAGAGAGTTACAAATAATTATCCCTATACTACCGGCAGTAATTTATATGAACCTAATCAAGCAGATGTCCTAGAAGATGATCCTGGTGACTGGCTGCAATTAAACGGCTTGTGGGCAGGTTCACAGGTATCTCTGCAATGGGCTCATCAACCGCACTGGGTAAAATATATTGATCCAGAAACTGGCGAAGAAAGCCAGATCATGGGTGTGCCGGCTTCCCGCTATCTGGGTAATGAAGATGGCAGAGGTGGCTTTGGCGCTTTGCAGTATGATACCGTAATGAGCCAGTTTGAACCTTATAACACTGATGATGACCATCCTATATTAATTGTTCTGCATCATGATGGTGATAATTATGGTGGTGGATCAAATTCCTATTATAATAATAATTTTGCTCAATTTGTAAGCTGGCTGGGAAGTAATTCAGACAGGTTTGTTTGCACTACTATCCAGGATTATCTTGATATGTTCCCTCCCGCAACGGGTGATGTAGTACACGTGGAGCCGGGAAGCTGGAGCGGAGCAGCTAATGGGGACCCGGAATTTAAGAAATGGAACGGTGATCCTTATAATGACTACAGTCCTGACCGCAATAGCTGGGGCATCATCACAGCAGCGAAGAATATAATATTTAATGCCTTAGATAATAATCCCGGAGCACAGCAGGTTCAAGATGCCTGGCGTATGCTGCTTACGGGTGAAACAAGCTGCTACTGGTATTGGGACGGCTCTCAGAATGGTATCTGGGACAGTCATCCTGCCCGGGCAGCCAATATGGCAGTCAATGCAGCCCTGCCCTATGTGAATGGCGCTGCAGATGCCACTCCCCCCACGATCTACCTGCCGCAAAGGGAACCGTATAATCCCGGTGGAACTGAATGGAATGTATCCATGAGCCCTGACTTCACTGTCTGGACTTATGTTTATGACCATAGCGGATTGCAGGATGTGGTTCTCAAATATCGTCTGGATAATGACGGCATAAATGATGATCTCACCAGTGATAATGAGCTTTATGCTGGGGGTGCAGATGTGGGTAACTGGATAGAACTTGCCATGACAGGCCAGGATGAGCCTTCAGAAACAGATCCCCAACCACTCTATAAAGCCATGCATTACGAAGCAGAGATCAGTGAATATAACGAAATCCTGCTGGATTACTATGTGGAAGCTATCGATAATGAAGGCAATGTGCAGAAAAGCGTGATCCAGCACGTATGGATAGGAGATGGCACTGGTGGGGGACAGGGTGGATATGGTTATGTAAGCTGGCTGCCGGTAAGTCCCGCAATGGAAGATTCCATCATTATCACAGTAGCAAACACCAGCATGGGTGCTGCCCTGCATTGGGGAGTTAATGATTTTAATTTGCCAGCAGAAACTTACTGGCCCAACGGAACTGTGCTATATAATAATATTGGACCTGCCTTGGAAACTCCGATGATCGGACCGGATGAGGATGGAAATTTGATCCTTGTATTAGGCCCCTTTGATTCTCCAGTGCAGCAGGTGAATGAAGTAAATTTTGTGATCCACTATTATGACGGTAGTTGGGATAATAATAATGGTAATGATTACACAATAACGATATCTGGTGGTGGAGGTGGTAGTTTTGTGATAGATGGACAATTAGATGCTGGTGTGCAATTGCTGACAGCTAATGATGAACTGGAATTATATGCAGATTTTTCAAGTACAGAGCTTTATGTGGCAGCAACTTCTGCTATGGAATTAGGGGAAGACATATTTATTTTAATAGCAGATAATCCCGGCAATATGGTTTCTGCCCCCTGGGCCAAAAGCGGACAGGTAGCTGACTGGGACGTTTTTCTGGCTGGAGAAAGCACTAATGGCTGGAACGGCTGGTTTGACCAGACAGCTTCTTCACAATCTCAGCAAAGCAGTGTTCTGGAAGGAGTGATCAATCTCAGCCAGTGGAATAATCCAGAATCGCTTTACCTTTGCGTAGCTTCTTATCAAACTCAGGACGGTGGAAGTTTGCAGCAGCAGTCACCAGCAGGTGATGGCAATGGAAATATTGAAAGCACTGAATATATAAATTATCAATTTACAGGATCTCCTTCTTATGGCGATATTGATGGTAATGGGATAGTAGAAAGTTATGATGCTGCTCTGGTACTGCAATACTACGTGGGAATGATCAGCGATTGGGAACCCTGGCAGCTTATTGCAGCTGACGTGGATGGCAATAGCCTCGTGGAAGCCTATGATGCCTCTTTGATCCTGCGCTATGGATTAGAAATAATCGACCATTTCCCGGTTGAGGAATAA
- a CDS encoding FeoA family protein, translating into MDFGRRLRKHRGCRRLQKLKRHMHDGESYRITGYRGLNCLFRKKLLNLGLLRGEDFKVMGRAPMGDPIEIKINGYRLSIRADEADELILEKLEDDK; encoded by the coding sequence ATGGATTTTGGCAGACGTTTGCGAAAGCATAGAGGATGTCGGAGATTGCAGAAGCTGAAGAGGCATATGCATGATGGTGAATCCTATCGGATTACTGGATACCGGGGACTGAATTGCTTATTTCGCAAGAAACTGCTAAACCTCGGTCTATTGAGGGGTGAAGATTTCAAGGTGATGGGCAGAGCCCCTATGGGTGACCCTATTGAGATCAAGATCAATGGCTACAGGCTATCTATCAGAGCAGATGAAGCAGATGAACTTATCCTTGAAAAATTAGAAGATGACAAATAA